A stretch of the Solanum dulcamara chromosome 6, daSolDulc1.2, whole genome shotgun sequence genome encodes the following:
- the LOC129891964 gene encoding glucan endo-1,3-beta-glucosidase 12-like: MSRIFLTLLLLVFVTKNSVNGQLEEWCIADEQTPDNELQVALDWACGKGNADCSKIQKDQSCYYPNTVRDHASYAFNNYFQKYKKKGGTCFFNNAAMVIQVDPSHNSCHYEYMP, translated from the exons ATGTCAAGAATTTTTCTTACTCTGTTGCTTTTAGTGTTTGTCACAAAAAATTCAG TGAATGGGCAGCTAGAAGAATGGTGCATAGCAGATGAGCAGACACCAGATAATGAGTTGCAAGTGGCTTTAGATTGGGCATGTGGGAAAGGGAATGCAGATTGTAGCAAGATTCAAAAGGACCAGTCTTGTTATTATCCAAATACTGTGAGAGACCACGCTTCTTATGCCTTCAATAATTACTTCCAGAAGTACAAGAAGAAAGGTGGAACCTGTTTCTTCAACAATGCTGCTATGGTTATTCAAGTTGATCCTA GTCATAATTCTTGCCACTACGAGTACATGCCCTAA